One stretch of Calonectris borealis unplaced genomic scaffold, bCalBor7.hap1.2 HAP1_SCAFFOLD_58, whole genome shotgun sequence DNA includes these proteins:
- the LOC142076488 gene encoding uncharacterized protein LOC142076488, which yields MEGWFCSSGSGFLPRALVLCLGLWFCSSGSGFVPQALVLFLGPWFSSSRFRFVSRALLYFHGLWFCSSSSVFVPLELVLFHGIWFSWFSSSGSGFVHGGLVFFPRTLVLFLGFWFCSLSSGFLPRALVLFLGFWFVYSGPGFIPRALVFFLWPSCCSLGPPFCPRALDLFLFLELWFCSLGTGFVPRALVLFLGLSFCSSGLVLFLELWFSSLGSGFLPQVLVLFLELRFCSLGTGFVPRALVFFLVLWFSSSGSGFLARALDFFIELSFSSSRARLVPRALFLFLGLWLCSSGSGFVPRALILFFGL from the exons atggagggctggttttgttcctcgggctctggctttcttcctcgggccctggtcctttgcctcgggctctggttttgttcctcgggctctggttttgttcctcaggctctggttttgttcctcgggccctggttttcttcctcgaggtttcgttttgtttctcgggctctgctttatttccacgggctctggttttgttcgtcgagctctgtttttgttcctctagagctggttttgttccatgggatatggttttcttggttttcttcctcaggctctggttttgttcatggagggctggttttttttcctcggactcttgttttgttcctcgggttctggttttgttccttgagctctggttttcttcctcgggctctggttttgttcctcggtttctggtttgtttactcgggccctggttttattccacgggctctggttttcttcttatggccctcgtgttgttctttaggccctcctttttgtcctcgggctctg gatctgtttttgttcctcgagctctggttttgttccttgggcactggttttgttcctcgggctctcgttttattcctcggactgtcgttttgttcctcgggtttggttttgttccttgagctctggttttcttctttgggctctggttttcttcctcaggttctggttttgttcctcgagctcaggttttgttccttgggcactggttttgttcctcgggctctcgttttcttcctcgtgctctggttttcttcctcaggctctggttttcttgctcgggctctggattttttcatcgagctctcattttcttcttcacgcgctagattggttcctcgggctctgtttttgttcctcgggctctggttgtgttcctcgggctctggttttgttcctcgagctctgattttgttcttcgggctctga